One window of Rasiella rasia genomic DNA carries:
- a CDS encoding GH3 auxin-responsive promoter family protein, whose amino-acid sequence MPIPIVNSIASWFLKKRFHQIELFLKYPIDVQEELLQHLIDHAKNTEIGRQYDFNSIKSYAEFAYRVPVTCYEDNQDRIERARKGESNIFWPSPIKWFAKSSGTTNAKSKFIPVSQESLEHCHYAASKDLLCMYLNNNPHSQLFVGKGLRLGGSKELYQENGTVYGDLSAILIDNMPFWAEYSSTPKNEISLMANWETKMQAIVNETIRENVTSLAGVPSWMLVLLNNVLETTGKDNLFDIWPNLEVYFHGGVSFDPYIEQYNKILPKDTFRYYEIYNASEGFFAIQDRNANKELLLMLDYGIFYEFIPMDQYGTVSEKIIPLAEVEEGKNYAIVITTNAGLWRYKIGDTVRFTSTNPHRIKVTGRTKHHINVFGEELIIENAETALRKASELTATEIVDYTAAPIFMEGREKGAHEWMIEFKTPPKDFGSFSKILDQALQEVNSDYEAKRSNNTTLNAPTIHCARERLFYDWLKDKNKLGGQHKVPRLSNCRDYLEELLRLNGH is encoded by the coding sequence ATGCCAATCCCGATTGTAAATTCTATTGCCTCTTGGTTTTTGAAGAAGCGGTTTCACCAAATTGAACTGTTCTTGAAATACCCTATAGATGTGCAAGAAGAACTACTTCAGCATTTAATTGATCATGCAAAAAACACGGAGATTGGTAGGCAATACGACTTTAACTCTATAAAATCGTATGCAGAATTTGCCTACAGAGTTCCTGTTACTTGCTATGAAGATAATCAAGATCGCATTGAACGTGCACGTAAAGGAGAATCTAATATATTCTGGCCCTCTCCTATTAAATGGTTTGCCAAATCGAGCGGTACCACCAACGCCAAAAGTAAATTTATACCTGTTAGTCAGGAGTCTTTAGAGCATTGTCATTATGCTGCAAGTAAAGATTTGCTGTGCATGTATTTAAACAATAACCCTCATTCTCAGTTGTTTGTTGGCAAGGGACTACGTCTTGGAGGAAGTAAAGAACTCTATCAAGAAAATGGCACTGTTTATGGAGATTTATCTGCCATACTAATAGACAATATGCCTTTTTGGGCCGAATATAGTAGCACCCCAAAGAATGAAATTTCTTTAATGGCTAATTGGGAAACCAAGATGCAGGCTATCGTTAATGAGACGATAAGAGAAAATGTAACTAGTTTAGCGGGTGTACCCTCTTGGATGTTGGTATTGCTAAATAATGTACTCGAAACTACAGGTAAAGACAATTTATTTGATATTTGGCCCAACCTAGAAGTTTACTTTCACGGAGGCGTAAGTTTCGACCCTTATATTGAGCAGTACAATAAAATTTTACCGAAGGACACGTTTCGTTATTATGAAATATATAATGCTTCGGAAGGCTTCTTTGCCATTCAAGATCGCAATGCCAATAAAGAACTTTTGTTAATGCTTGATTATGGTATATTCTATGAGTTTATTCCAATGGACCAATATGGTACGGTTTCAGAAAAAATTATTCCGTTAGCCGAAGTAGAAGAAGGTAAAAATTATGCTATTGTAATTACGACCAATGCAGGTTTGTGGCGTTATAAAATTGGCGACACGGTAAGGTTTACCTCAACAAATCCGCACCGTATAAAGGTTACAGGGCGCACAAAACATCATATTAATGTTTTTGGAGAAGAACTCATTATAGAAAATGCTGAAACTGCACTACGGAAAGCGTCTGAACTTACTGCTACAGAAATAGTAGACTATACGGCAGCGCCTATTTTTATGGAAGGCAGAGAAAAAGGTGCTCATGAATGGATGATTGAGTTTAAAACTCCGCCCAAAGATTTTGGATCTTTCTCAAAAATATTAGACCAAGCATTGCAGGAAGTAAATAGCGACTACGAAGCAAAACGCTCAAACAACACTACACTAAATGCACCAACTATTCATTGCGCCCGTGAGCGATTATTTTACGATTGGTTAAAAGACAAGAACAAATTAGGCGGGCAGCACAAAGTACCTCGTTTATCTAATTGCAGAGATTATCTAGAGGAATTACTTCGACTAAACGGCCATTAA
- a CDS encoding DUF2797 domain-containing protein gives MQYEGVLTKMQTENGAPIQYYLVFKTDFLHVNQLLDKNITITFLRYECLNCGLEKKIYRQGFCYDCFYEIPQAADWIMRPELSTAHLDKEDRDLEYEKKVQLQPHIVYLANSSNVKVGVTRKTQVPTRWIDQGAHEAIEIVEVPNRYLAGITEVALKEHVGDKTNWRTMLKNEVQDADLVTWREKLKPFIPEEAIPYFIENNTETHLEFPVLKYPVKLKSLNLDKTPTYNGVLKGIKGQYLIFEDDTVFNVRSNEGYVVAISVS, from the coding sequence ATGCAGTACGAAGGCGTATTAACTAAGATGCAAACTGAAAATGGGGCTCCAATTCAGTACTATCTGGTATTTAAAACAGATTTCTTACACGTAAACCAATTATTAGACAAAAATATAACGATTACGTTTCTACGCTATGAGTGTTTAAACTGTGGTTTGGAAAAGAAAATTTACAGACAAGGATTTTGTTACGATTGCTTTTATGAAATCCCACAGGCTGCAGATTGGATAATGCGTCCAGAATTAAGTACAGCACATCTAGATAAAGAAGACCGTGATTTGGAATATGAGAAAAAGGTGCAATTACAACCACATATTGTTTATCTAGCAAATAGCAGTAATGTAAAAGTTGGCGTTACGCGAAAAACTCAAGTACCTACTCGATGGATTGATCAAGGTGCGCATGAAGCCATTGAAATTGTAGAAGTTCCTAATAGATATCTGGCTGGGATTACCGAGGTAGCGTTAAAAGAGCATGTAGGTGATAAAACCAATTGGCGCACCATGCTTAAAAATGAAGTGCAAGATGCCGATTTAGTTACCTGGCGAGAAAAACTAAAACCATTTATTCCTGAAGAGGCTATTCCTTATTTTATAGAAAACAACACCGAAACACATCTTGAGTTTCCGGTACTGAAATACCCCGTGAAGCTGAAAAGTTTAAACCTAGATAAAACGCCAACTTATAACGGCGTTTTAAAAGGAATTAAAGGTCAATACCTAATTTTTGAAGACGATACAGTCTTTAATGTTCGAAGTAACGAGGGGTATGTAGTGGCTATTTCAGTTAGTTAA
- a CDS encoding AsmA-like C-terminal region-containing protein: MKKLFKILGISLGIILLLLLLTPFLFKGTFEDLLKKNINKNLNAEVTWKSMDISLFKSFPKAAVVIENFTVINRAPFKGDTLASGEQLKINMGITQLFKSGNDPIAVDGLQLDKGLINIKIDSLARANYDIAIKDDTNFEAEHTSTEETGFVFDLKRYEINNTRLNYTDDVSKTYLFVSNLHHEGTGDFSLETSNLETQTNALVSLRLGDIDYLNKNSISLDANFQLDLENQKYTFLENEAKINELPLTFNGFVQINETNNEVDLTFKTPSSDFKNFLAVIPKTYVKELDGVETTGNFSIDGALKGIVDEERIPTMDIKVRSSNASFKYPDLPKTVRNITINADLKNETGLVKDTYLTIGNLTFRIDEELFAANGSIRNLTENALVNLAIKGTLNLEHIDQVLPIELEQPLRGIFTADVTTNFDMASVENEQYQNIKTNGTARLQDFTYSDAAFKNPINIGNAAVTMSPGNIQLNEMTASTGGSDINATGNIQNLIPWIMAKQDLKGVFNIQSNTFNLNDFTSEESTETASGATKSTNSSIKESRIQVPDFLDATLNFTANKIIYDDLILDNAKGSVAIKNETASLSNVTSSLLGGDIAVSGNVSTKGTTPTFAMDLDLKSIDIGSSFQQLKIMSFLAPIAKALEGDINTRIKLNGNLNNDLTPNISTLAGDALAQIITAEVDKSKTPLLSKLGEQVKFLNIDKLSLRDVSTVLKFNNGKIEVQPFTFDVKGIDVTIAGSHGLDKSISYNLNMDVPAKYLGGDVQKLLAKLDPADAENTTVALPIGVRGNITNPQITVDTKAAVTTLTKKLIDKQKEDIKDQGVNIIKDLIGGGSTPKDSTSTGQGSQPSTTEVVKDIFGGLFGKKKKDSIN; this comes from the coding sequence ATGAAAAAACTATTTAAAATACTGGGCATCTCTTTAGGAATTATACTCCTACTTCTTTTGCTTACGCCATTTCTTTTTAAGGGTACTTTTGAAGATTTACTGAAAAAGAACATCAATAAAAATCTGAACGCCGAAGTAACTTGGAAATCTATGGACATAAGCTTATTTAAGAGCTTTCCGAAGGCAGCGGTGGTGATTGAAAACTTTACAGTAATTAACCGAGCTCCCTTTAAAGGCGATACGTTAGCTAGTGGAGAACAGCTAAAAATTAATATGGGAATTACCCAGTTGTTTAAAAGCGGAAATGACCCGATTGCTGTAGACGGATTGCAATTAGATAAGGGCCTCATCAATATAAAAATAGATAGCTTAGCACGGGCTAATTACGACATTGCCATAAAAGACGATACTAATTTTGAAGCTGAACATACGTCAACTGAAGAAACAGGATTTGTATTCGATTTAAAACGATATGAAATCAATAACACCCGTTTAAACTACACAGATGACGTCTCAAAAACATATCTCTTTGTATCCAACCTACATCACGAAGGAACTGGCGATTTTTCTTTGGAAACTTCAAATTTAGAGACACAGACCAATGCACTTGTTTCACTTAGATTGGGCGACATAGATTATTTGAATAAAAATAGTATATCCCTAGATGCCAATTTTCAATTAGATTTAGAAAACCAGAAGTATACCTTCCTTGAAAATGAAGCAAAAATCAATGAATTACCCCTTACGTTTAACGGTTTTGTGCAAATAAATGAAACAAATAACGAAGTAGACCTCACCTTTAAGACGCCTTCTTCAGATTTTAAAAACTTCTTAGCAGTAATACCTAAAACCTATGTAAAAGAATTAGATGGGGTTGAAACTACAGGTAATTTCAGTATAGATGGAGCACTAAAAGGCATTGTAGACGAAGAAAGAATTCCTACTATGGATATAAAAGTGAGAAGTAGCAATGCCTCATTTAAATATCCAGATCTACCTAAAACCGTTAGAAATATTACAATTAATGCCGATCTTAAAAACGAAACTGGTCTTGTAAAAGACACGTATCTTACCATAGGAAATCTAACTTTTAGAATAGACGAAGAGCTATTTGCAGCTAACGGAAGCATTAGAAATTTAACCGAGAATGCCTTGGTCAATTTAGCTATAAAAGGAACTCTTAATTTGGAGCACATAGACCAAGTTCTGCCTATTGAACTTGAACAACCTTTACGTGGCATTTTTACAGCAGATGTTACCACAAACTTTGATATGGCCTCTGTTGAAAACGAACAGTACCAAAACATAAAAACAAACGGAACAGCCCGATTGCAAGATTTTACCTACAGCGACGCGGCGTTTAAAAACCCCATAAATATCGGTAATGCAGCTGTGACTATGTCTCCCGGAAATATTCAGTTAAACGAAATGACTGCATCAACAGGTGGAAGTGATATAAACGCCACTGGTAATATTCAAAATTTGATTCCGTGGATTATGGCGAAGCAGGATTTAAAAGGAGTTTTTAATATACAGTCTAACACCTTCAATTTAAACGACTTTACTTCAGAAGAATCTACAGAAACTGCGTCGGGTGCAACCAAGAGTACTAACAGTTCTATTAAGGAAAGTAGGATACAAGTTCCAGATTTCTTAGATGCGACTTTAAATTTTACTGCCAATAAAATTATTTACGACGATCTCATCTTAGACAATGCAAAAGGAAGTGTTGCAATTAAAAATGAGACGGCAAGTCTTAGCAATGTAACTTCCTCATTATTGGGTGGAGACATTGCAGTTTCAGGAAATGTCTCTACAAAAGGAACTACTCCTACGTTTGCTATGGATCTTGATTTAAAAAGTATTGACATAGGCAGCTCTTTTCAGCAGTTAAAAATCATGAGTTTTTTGGCTCCTATTGCCAAAGCTTTAGAAGGTGATATTAACACAAGAATTAAGCTCAACGGAAACTTAAATAATGACTTAACACCTAACATTTCAACCTTAGCTGGAGATGCCTTGGCGCAAATAATTACTGCCGAAGTAGACAAAAGCAAAACACCACTACTCTCAAAATTAGGAGAACAGGTGAAGTTTCTAAATATTGACAAACTAAGCCTGCGCGATGTTAGCACTGTGCTTAAATTTAACAATGGTAAAATTGAAGTACAACCCTTCACGTTTGATGTTAAGGGAATAGATGTAACTATAGCCGGGAGTCATGGATTAGATAAGAGCATTAGCTACAACTTAAATATGGATGTGCCAGCAAAGTATTTAGGTGGGGACGTACAAAAGCTCTTGGCAAAATTAGACCCTGCAGATGCTGAAAACACAACAGTTGCTTTACCAATAGGAGTTCGTGGAAACATAACAAATCCGCAAATTACGGTAGATACAAAGGCGGCGGTAACTACATTGACCAAAAAATTAATAGACAAACAGAAGGAAGATATTAAGGACCAAGGAGTCAACATTATTAAAGACCTTATTGGCGGCGGTAGCACCCCTAAAGACTCTACCTCAACCGGACAAGGGTCTCAGCCTAGCACTACAGAAGTTGTAAAAGATATCTTTGGTGGCTTGTTTGGCAAGAAAAAGAAAGACAGTATTAACTAA
- a CDS encoding queuosine precursor transporter, translated as MKRLPVKDRLLAQRIYFILGALFISSLVVSNLIFQKFFSWDFFGLYTFEISVGILPYPITFLITDIISEVYGKKKANQVVTAGIFASFFSLLIVFVADMVPATAWSPINDPLFSKVFGATAIAVFASMVAYLLAQYIDIQLFHFWKRVTNGKHLWLRNNFSTFLSQFVDTFAVLILLCSFGKIEWPRFGALLLSGFLFKVLVAALDTPFLYLAVYGFRKRFNLSVGKELQLEE; from the coding sequence TTGAAACGATTACCTGTTAAAGATCGCTTACTAGCGCAACGCATCTACTTCATACTAGGCGCGTTATTTATTTCATCTTTGGTTGTGAGTAACCTGATATTTCAGAAATTTTTTTCTTGGGATTTTTTCGGACTCTATACTTTTGAAATTTCTGTTGGTATCTTACCATATCCTATTACATTTCTAATTACCGATATTATTAGCGAAGTGTACGGTAAAAAGAAGGCTAATCAAGTAGTAACGGCAGGTATCTTCGCATCATTTTTCTCATTGCTGATTGTGTTTGTAGCAGACATGGTGCCGGCAACAGCGTGGAGCCCAATTAACGACCCGTTATTTAGCAAAGTATTTGGCGCTACCGCCATAGCCGTTTTTGCTTCAATGGTGGCATACTTATTGGCACAGTATATAGACATACAGCTCTTCCATTTTTGGAAGCGTGTTACCAATGGTAAGCATTTGTGGTTACGCAATAATTTTTCCACGTTTTTATCGCAGTTTGTAGATACGTTTGCCGTACTCATACTTCTCTGTAGTTTCGGAAAAATTGAATGGCCTCGGTTTGGCGCTCTTTTGTTAAGCGGGTTTCTATTTAAGGTACTAGTGGCGGCATTAGACACACCCTTTCTATATCTCGCGGTCTATGGGTTTAGAAAAAGATTTAATTTAAGCGTAGGTAAAGAACTACAACTAGAAGAATAA
- the folK gene encoding 2-amino-4-hydroxy-6-hydroxymethyldihydropteridine diphosphokinase — translation MVSIFVFLNFVLKPNYTSIKQYNDIYLSLGSNLGNRFQYLQEAVNAIFEELGAIHKISSVYETPALGFEGDAFLNCVLWVRSLRSAKKALTIVQKIEKAMGRVRSSTSEYTSRTIDIDILLYNDDIMNDKTLVVPHPHISDRKFVLQPLAEVNSLIVHPVLRHNVIKMLSQTTDTSELTKLSKWLRNPRQDYDISKLNYIAIEGNIGAGKTSLATKMATDFNAKLILERFKDNPFLPKFYEDQSRYAFPLEMSFLADRYQQLLEDITQFDLFKDCVIADYDAYKSLIFAKVTLADEEFNLYKKLFNLMHKELPKPDVYVYLYQNTERLLENIQKRGRSYEKGIEPEYLKQINEGYFDFIKTQPQERVKIIDVSEIDFVKNRKDYLALLKQLLA, via the coding sequence ATGGTCAGTATTTTTGTTTTCCTTAATTTCGTCTTAAAACCAAACTACACTAGTATCAAGCAGTACAACGACATATACCTCTCTTTAGGAAGCAATTTAGGCAACCGTTTTCAGTATTTGCAGGAGGCGGTAAATGCAATTTTCGAGGAGTTGGGTGCCATTCATAAAATTTCATCTGTATACGAAACACCAGCCTTGGGTTTTGAGGGTGATGCCTTTCTAAATTGTGTGCTCTGGGTACGCTCTTTACGCTCAGCTAAAAAGGCCCTAACTATCGTTCAAAAGATTGAAAAAGCCATGGGCAGAGTGCGAAGTTCAACTTCAGAATATACATCTCGCACAATTGATATAGATATATTGCTTTATAACGATGATATAATGAATGACAAGACATTGGTTGTGCCTCATCCTCATATTTCCGATCGTAAATTTGTGTTACAACCATTGGCAGAGGTGAATAGTTTAATTGTACACCCGGTATTGCGTCATAACGTTATAAAAATGTTGTCTCAAACTACAGATACTAGTGAACTTACAAAATTATCTAAGTGGTTGCGTAACCCAAGGCAAGATTATGATATCTCTAAACTGAATTACATTGCCATCGAGGGAAATATTGGAGCAGGAAAAACAAGTCTTGCAACAAAAATGGCAACCGATTTTAATGCAAAACTGATTTTAGAGCGCTTTAAAGACAATCCGTTTTTACCGAAATTTTACGAAGATCAAAGTAGGTATGCTTTTCCGTTAGAAATGTCTTTTTTGGCAGATCGCTATCAGCAATTACTAGAAGACATTACGCAATTCGATTTGTTTAAAGACTGTGTTATAGCCGATTACGACGCCTACAAATCGCTTATTTTTGCAAAGGTGACCCTGGCAGACGAGGAGTTTAACCTCTATAAAAAATTATTTAACCTGATGCACAAAGAGCTGCCAAAGCCAGATGTGTATGTGTATTTATATCAAAATACAGAGCGGCTACTAGAAAACATTCAGAAACGAGGTAGAAGCTATGAAAAGGGTATCGAGCCAGAATATCTAAAGCAGATTAATGAGGGCTATTTCGACTTTATAAAAACACAACCCCAGGAGCGAGTTAAAATTATAGATGTTTCAGAAATAGATTTTGTAAAAAACAGAAAGGATTATCTCGCCTTGTTAAAACAATTACTTGCCTAG
- a CDS encoding RNA methyltransferase — protein sequence MKYRKLKNSELDRISPEAFKVSEKTPLIIVLDNIRSLNNIGSVFRTADAFLIEKVYLCGITAKPPHKDIHKTALGATDSVTWEYTESTEAVVEKLKSEGVFVASIEQAEVAIQLQDFTVQKALKYAVIFGNEVKGVQQTVVSSSDAVIEIPQYGTKHSLNISVSCGVVIWDLFCKLSSLGK from the coding sequence ATGAAATACCGCAAATTAAAAAACAGCGAATTAGACAGAATAAGCCCTGAAGCTTTTAAAGTTTCAGAAAAAACACCACTTATTATTGTTTTAGACAACATTAGAAGTCTTAATAATATTGGCTCGGTGTTTCGTACGGCAGATGCGTTTTTAATTGAAAAAGTATATCTCTGCGGAATCACAGCAAAACCTCCACATAAAGACATTCACAAAACAGCATTGGGCGCTACAGATAGCGTAACATGGGAATATACAGAAAGCACGGAAGCGGTAGTCGAAAAATTAAAATCTGAAGGCGTTTTTGTGGCCAGTATAGAGCAAGCTGAAGTAGCCATACAGCTACAGGATTTTACAGTTCAGAAAGCCTTAAAATACGCAGTTATCTTTGGCAACGAAGTGAAGGGTGTACAGCAAACTGTAGTGTCTTCAAGCGATGCTGTCATTGAAATTCCGCAATACGGCACAAAACATTCGCTCAATATTTCGGTGAGTTGCGGGGTTGTGATTTGGGATTTATTTTGTAAGCTCTCTAGTCTAGGCAAGTAA
- the mutS gene encoding DNA mismatch repair protein MutS has protein sequence MAKKTTPLMQQYNTIKAKYPDALLLFRVGDFYETFASDAVKAAGILNITLTARNNGGDKTELAGFPHHSLNTYLPKLVMAGCRVAICDQLEDPKQTKTIVKRGVTELVTPGVALNDDILKSKSNNFLAAIHFPSKNKGGKNSKDCVGVAFLDVSTGEFLTSEGPLEYIDKLLQNFNPSEVLFSKQKRKQFNEAFGDSFHTFYLEDWVFQPAYTTETLQKHFNTKNLKGFGVAHLEAGTVAAGVALHYLGETQHKKLEHITKLARIAEDEYVWMDRFTIRNLELYYSNQQNAVTLLDVIDKTISPMGGRMLKRWMALPLKNTEKITRRHEVVSFLIDQPAILEHLQQHTKKMGDLERLISKTATGKISPREVVQLKNSLEAVVPVKQMALTSKNESLQIIGEQLNDCELLRTKIKESLFEEAPVAIGKGSAIAQGVSEELDELRAIATGGKDYLDAMLKRESDRTGITSLKIASNNVFGYYIEVRNTHKDKVPEEWIRKQTLVSAERYITEELKEYETKILGAEEKILALEQLLFTKLVSFMLQFISPVQQTAALIAELDCLSSFATHAKQCNYTRPLLDETFDLDIKEGRHPVIEQQLPPDSPFIANDVFLDRDNQQMIMITGPNMSGKSAILRQTALIVLLAQMGSFVPAGAVRMGCVDKIFTRVGASDNISMGESTFMVEMNETASILNNISERSLVLLDEIGRGTSTYDGISIAWAISEYLHEHPSKAKTLFATHYHELNEMTETFDRIKNYNVSVKELKDNVLFLRKLVPGGSHHSFGIHVAKMAGMPKVVLQRANKILKRLEKSHSSEELSDKMKKISEEEMQLSFFNLDDPLLVEIRDEILETDIDTLTPVEALMKLNEIKRMLQRSASVKFKK, from the coding sequence ATGGCGAAGAAAACCACCCCGTTAATGCAGCAATACAATACTATTAAGGCGAAATATCCAGACGCCTTATTGTTGTTTCGCGTAGGTGATTTTTACGAAACATTTGCCTCAGATGCGGTTAAAGCAGCAGGAATTTTGAATATTACATTAACCGCAAGAAATAATGGAGGTGATAAAACTGAATTGGCCGGCTTTCCGCATCATAGTTTAAACACATATCTTCCAAAGTTGGTCATGGCTGGTTGTCGTGTAGCAATTTGCGACCAGCTTGAAGATCCTAAGCAAACAAAGACCATTGTTAAAAGGGGGGTTACAGAATTGGTAACGCCTGGAGTGGCACTAAACGACGATATTCTAAAAAGCAAGTCGAATAATTTTTTAGCGGCTATTCATTTTCCTTCAAAAAATAAGGGAGGAAAAAACAGCAAAGATTGCGTTGGGGTTGCATTTTTAGATGTTTCTACTGGTGAGTTTTTAACTTCGGAAGGCCCCTTAGAATACATCGACAAATTATTACAGAATTTTAACCCAAGTGAAGTGCTCTTCAGCAAGCAAAAACGCAAGCAATTTAATGAAGCCTTTGGAGATTCATTTCATACGTTTTATCTTGAAGATTGGGTGTTTCAGCCAGCATACACTACAGAAACGTTACAAAAGCACTTTAACACAAAAAACTTGAAAGGTTTTGGTGTGGCGCATTTAGAAGCAGGTACCGTTGCAGCAGGTGTAGCCTTGCATTATTTAGGTGAAACGCAACACAAAAAACTAGAGCATATTACCAAATTGGCACGTATTGCTGAAGATGAATATGTCTGGATGGATCGTTTTACCATCCGAAACCTAGAATTATACTATAGCAACCAACAAAATGCAGTTACGTTACTCGATGTAATTGATAAGACTATAAGTCCGATGGGGGGAAGGATGCTTAAACGATGGATGGCACTACCCTTAAAAAACACCGAGAAAATTACGCGTAGACACGAGGTGGTTAGTTTTTTAATAGATCAACCAGCTATTCTAGAACACCTGCAGCAACACACTAAAAAAATGGGCGATTTAGAACGCCTTATTTCAAAAACGGCTACCGGCAAAATTAGTCCGCGTGAGGTAGTTCAGTTAAAGAATTCACTAGAAGCAGTGGTGCCTGTCAAACAAATGGCACTTACTTCTAAAAACGAGTCGCTGCAAATTATTGGAGAACAACTTAACGATTGCGAGTTATTGCGCACCAAGATAAAAGAAAGCTTGTTTGAAGAAGCTCCTGTAGCAATAGGCAAGGGCAGTGCAATTGCGCAGGGAGTTTCCGAAGAACTAGACGAATTACGCGCTATTGCCACTGGAGGAAAAGATTACCTAGATGCCATGCTAAAGCGCGAAAGCGATCGAACGGGTATAACCTCTTTGAAAATTGCCTCAAATAATGTATTCGGGTATTATATAGAGGTACGTAACACACATAAAGATAAGGTGCCAGAAGAGTGGATTCGTAAACAAACACTGGTAAGTGCAGAGCGTTATATTACTGAAGAATTAAAAGAATACGAAACTAAAATTCTTGGGGCTGAAGAAAAAATACTAGCACTAGAACAATTGCTTTTTACCAAGCTAGTAAGTTTTATGCTTCAGTTTATTTCACCAGTACAACAAACAGCGGCTTTGATAGCAGAGTTAGATTGCTTGTCGTCTTTTGCAACCCATGCTAAACAATGCAATTATACAAGACCGTTACTCGATGAAACATTCGATTTAGATATAAAAGAAGGACGTCATCCTGTTATTGAACAGCAACTACCTCCCGATAGTCCGTTTATTGCTAACGACGTGTTTTTAGATCGAGACAACCAGCAAATGATTATGATTACGGGACCAAACATGAGTGGTAAATCTGCAATTTTACGTCAGACAGCCCTCATTGTTCTGCTTGCCCAGATGGGAAGTTTTGTGCCGGCAGGCGCTGTACGCATGGGCTGTGTCGATAAAATATTTACTAGGGTAGGAGCTAGCGATAATATTTCTATGGGCGAAAGTACCTTTATGGTAGAGATGAATGAAACCGCGAGTATTTTAAATAATATCTCTGAACGAAGCTTGGTTTTGCTAGATGAAATTGGACGTGGTACAAGTACCTATGATGGTATTTCTATTGCTTGGGCAATTAGTGAATATCTACATGAACACCCTAGTAAGGCAAAAACTTTATTTGCAACGCACTACCACGAGCTTAATGAAATGACCGAAACGTTTGACCGCATAAAAAACTATAATGTTTCAGTAAAAGAACTAAAAGACAATGTTTTGTTTCTGCGGAAATTGGTCCCAGGTGGTTCACACCACAGCTTCGGAATACATGTTGCCAAGATGGCGGGTATGCCTAAAGTAGTGTTACAGCGTGCCAATAAAATTTTAAAACGTTTAGAGAAAAGTCATTCTTCCGAAGAACTGTCAGATAAAATGAAGAAAATTTCAGAAGAAGAAATGCAATTAAGTTTCTTTAATCTTGATGACCCATTGCTTGTTGAAATAAGAGATGAAATTTTAGAAACAGATATTGATACCCTTACGCCAGTTGAGGCACTAATGAAACTCAACGAAATTAAGCGTATGTTGCAGCGAAGTGCTTCGGTGAAGTTTAAGAAGTAA